The DNA region ATAGCAGCTCCGATCGCAATTCTATTGTTTGTCTGAATAAAACCGGAACACAACAAGTTATAGCATCCTGTTGCCTGGTATGCATCCGACTGCAAAAAAATAGAGTAGAGATGTTCGTAACAGTTTAGTATATTgtagaaagacaaaaaaaaagaaaagttttgaGTTACAGTTTTGAAGTTGGATGAAAGTATATGCATACCGTCCAATAGGTGAAGAATCTTGGGTTAGTGTCTCCGTACAGCTCCGGGCTAACCTGTCCGACATAATCAAAATGCTAAAAATTTAGATCGGTTTTGTGAAAGTAtttaagatatataataaagaaaattaaataattattgacAAATAGGGGAGATGTATGGCACGTGCCTGCCAACCAGCTTCGATGGTATTAAGATCGTCGGCGAAAGAACCGGCGATGACCCAAATCTGAGATAGACTAAACTCGTTTTTGCTACTTACATGTGGCGTCCACACGTTTATACTCGCTTTCGCTCCGTAGTATTTACTTCCGGATACGTATCCCACCGCATGCTACACGTATTATAATTGTATtgaaatatagtatatttttttcgAACAGATAACTGTACTCTCTGACAAGTAAAGTAACATTCTGTTAGTGGCATTGCAAAGATTTGCGAGAAAGGTAGTTCTTGTTATTATTATGTATCTCTCCTCTTCttaaagttaaataaataaaaagtaataagTTCTGACTTCTAGCTAAAGTTAAGCTAATAATGAGTACCTCGTGGCCGCTAGTGCTCGAGTCCCTTTTCACGCGCCTTATTTTGCGACCAAATCTACGGACTGAACTTCCTCTTAACATGTCTTGCTCCGTTGTTCTTCTGATTGGAATTGTACCTTCTGGACAAAACTCACCGGTTAAACTCCAAAGCTGAAAATCTTCATGGGATTCATTTTCTTGGCTATGCCCTTTGGGCATATCTGGTGGATCCTGAACatgttttcatataatttaGAGGCTTTGAcctttgttcaaaaaaaaaagaggcttTGACCTTTGGGATTAAAACAATTATGATAACAACAAGAAATGAGTTATTACCATTGGTCTTTGTCCTTTTAACAAGGGATGATCAAAAGCAGGCTGGTGATGAGATGGAACACAATCTATAGTATCCCCATCTGGGCTCTGAAATTATCACAAGAACATTAGTCAGAACTATTCTTAATTAATGGTATAAATTTACATTCgcttatgaattttttttaagaaaaaaaagcacttccgatatattttttttcaaagtgAGAAACTAAGGAAAGAGTAAAATAAATTTGGGAACAAAAAAAccgtaaaatataaaaaagatcTCAAgattttttagtaaaatatttattttgatttttgtttcttaaaaatCACGTAATGACTTTATAAACGAACACACGGCTCGAACTTATAAGTTTAGACATACAGAAGAAAGAATATATAGTAGTCTTAATTTACCTGAATGGTCTTAACGGCGGGTTTATTGATCCTTTGGAGGTGTTCTCTGATGAGTTTCAGCTTCTGAATCTCGTGTTGAGGCCGGAGAGTCACGCTTTCGTTTGTGGCATTATgtagagaagaagaggagaagggAGAAGAGAAGAGGCAGAGTAAGAGAATGAAAGTGAAGATCAAGCAAGAAGACATTGTAATGGCTGAGGAATCTCCTAGTTTTCACTGTAGTGACTTTTCAGAAGGGTATGAAAAACGCTATTTGTGTGTGATGTTAGATGAAAGCCAGACATTTATTGCAAGCTTATTGTTGTTGTTCGTCTTCTTCATGTCACTGACACATCTTTCCAACAAACCCCATTAAAGATATAATGACTTCTCTAAGGAAAACTCAAAGCCCCCAAAATCCAAGAATTAATGAATCAACTCACTCCCCCCAAAATAAATGTGTTATGGAGTATATACGAAGCTTAGATTAGTAAAGTTTTTGGGGCATGTGGGCTTACGCAGAGGGTGGTATAAATACTGGGTAGTTATGTTATCATGGAATaatgtttatttactttttattagggttttgtgattaattttacatatttaaagaGAGAAGATATTGATGTAGCTTTATCGATATGTGAAAGCGATGGTATTTTATAGTAATGCGAGGAAAGATTTGTAAACTTGGATTTGGTTTGAAAGACGTAAATTGATGTTTTTAAGATAGAAATTGAAAACTTTAAATCTTGATTTTCTCAAAGATCTTTGCTTCCTTATTGTTATTCACATATTCTCCATGGCTAGATATACCTCTATACCTCGTATTTGAATACCCAGCAAATTTTAATTcgctaaaaaaaagaaactaactctccttttatatatttccaatttGTCAAATAAATTTAAGTAAGTGTACAACCTCACTCATCCGTTCATCGGTTGCGTAAGCATTTGGACATTTTGATTTcgaaaaacattaaaaaagcCTGGATCTTCATGTGACTATACAAACCAACGAAATACATGGATTGAGTACTTAGGTTCCAACATCAAAACTCCAAGAGCACGTTCGTTAAATATTCTAACCCgaatttcttttgaaattttatgGTTTGATTTTCTAAAAACATATCCACACTAATTTGCTACTTAACATTTTCAACATTGATTTAGGCCAAATGGCAGTATATtcaatatataacaaaaagatAAGAATAACTATATGAGTTTGGTTCGTATAGTACATACTAAGAAATGAGAACCATAGCACGATACTTTTAGATATTTGGGTCCCGGTCATCCTCTATGTAAACTGATACCATATCGTTCACTTGATATTGCCattgaaaaataaacaaatcaagTCGAGTGGTTGATTATCGTCGTTGTGAAAACCGTACGTGGAAATTTTTTTACTTACATATATAGTCACCTTATAATTACTACATAGCTTGGTCGAGAAGAATAGTCTATAAAGCAAGTAGAAAGTGTGTAAAGAAGAAACTCGAGAGTGTCTTTGTTAGAATGATATTGTCCGGTCTTTAAAATCGAGGGAATGATTGGGAGCCAAAAGCATGCAAACATGTCATGTTTGCCTTTGAGTTGCTATTTAATTCTTTCTTTTGTAATTgcagtttaatatttagttccATCATTAAGAAAAACATGATTGACAATGCAAGACCTTCACTAATCTCACATCCATTAAACATCCGTCCGCACAAAAAAAACGTTTCATATTAAAGATAATTCGGATgccaattaaaaaaatcagatgccaatagtttaatttttgatGGAGCACACCAACTACAGTAAAATGCTAAACAATAGTTTTATGTGCGCCACTACCTGTGATAAATTTAAATGCATGAGCATTAAGTGGGTGCACGTACGCTACTTTCCTCTCTAATTTCTGTATATTCTAATAAACTACTAgtatcatttattattttacttttgttcCAGCCATAAactattacaaaaaaaagttggtCAGACCTCACGATTAAGTTCAGAACAACCGAATCTCCCCTTGATCTAAACCGAAAAAACCTAATTAGTGTTAGAgaaacattttaataattaactgATAGGGAGACCGGAGACGGAAGGAAAAAATGGTGAAGATAATTAAAGATGAAAAGCTAACAAAAGGATGATGGGAACAGTTTGATGTAAGAGCAATGATCGTGTCTCTAAAGCACTAAAGCAACCTCGAGCACAGTTTATTTTCCAATTTTATCTCGACCCAAACCAGTTAATTGAGATCATTAAGGAGTACCATGTAAAGTATTTGAAACAAAGTACGATTCGGCGTTGGATTTATTAACTATGATATGATGAGTCATTATTTACAAAAGCGGCGTGAAAGACGTTAATGTTCGGACCATGCATGAACTTCGCTAAGGGTACATCATCATGGATTCTCATATTGTGAGCTGTCCATTGATTTTGCCATGAAAATATTGTAGCTGCAAGGCtgcatttaaattttgaaaaggaAATTCATTCTTAAATCCAAATTGCAATACGTAGAAGTGCTCatacttttatatatagtgtGTATCATCTTTACTTTTGATATAGGATATTCTGAATGTTCAATTCCAATTCATAAACTTGATAAATCAAGTgtaaattatattgtatattttaacATAGCCATTTTAATCATTGATTAGTTATATGGTGTGTTTCACAACAAGAATATGGATCCGGTGTCTTCCACATTTCTATAGACTTAGAGAACATTAGCGAACCTTGGTAGAGAACAAAGGGTGCACATGCCCcttaataattttaaactttagtATTATATTTCTTAACAAATTTATGTCTACACTACACCTATACTCATATGTAAGTTTACACCTATTCTAGCATTTGTGCCCCCACTCAAAAAATTCTTTGAAATCATAAGTTAACTACAATTTTCGTAAAACTTGAAACATCATCATTAAATGAAAATGTTTCACGTGCATGGTTAAGTCTGAAATGAAATATGATCTCGTTcctccaaataaaaaaatctagaaaCTTAATAACACATGTACTATGGTCTATGGCTGTGTGGTTATATGGTTTTCTCCTCTCCAAAATCCAATTTTGTTTAGAGCTATAAACTCTTAATAAAAGCAGATAAAGGAGAAATAGATCACCAGTATCACCAGTATCTAACTAGTATAACACTACAAATTATAACATTTAAGAGTGAAACAGAAAATGACATGTTTGAATTAGAAACAGATGTCCAAACATTTTCCCCCTACATACACACAAAAGATTTTCCCCTTAATTTccacttttttcctttttaaattcGAAATTAGTCcaaattaaatacatataaaaatacatactcgataaaagaaatatatttatcttttccCTCTGAACCCCAATTTTCCTTGATAAAATCATGGTTTAACAAGGGTAGAAAGAGCCAAACAATTATCAGCCATCTTGTACAAAACCCCTGCGGATTTATAAACGACGTTATCCCCACGAGCTCCCTTCATTGTCTCGCTGCAAGTATCGTAGTCCGTTAACGCAGCACTAAGGTTAATGTTAAGGCTAAAACGATCACCTTCCTTAATGTTCTTAAGGGCCTTGTCCAAATTGTCAAACGCGCTATTGAAGTTGGACAAACACGTCGAAACACCACCGTCAAGTACTTTCATCTCTTTCTTGGCGATATATCTTGCTTGCCTCGTCCTCTTCATTAGTTCTCCTATGGCCACATCCGTAGCTGCGTTCACGTTCCTTAGACCCTTAATGGTGCCTCTGCACAATGCAGGAAAATCCGTCACCGTGCAAGGGTCGTCGAGAAAGATACTAAACGCTGCCGTGCTTCTGCATGAGGCGGCGAGGACGAGGAAGATCGTTCCTAGGACGGTCACCTGGAGATTGATAGACATTCTTGTGTGTTATATGTAAGGAAACGTACGTTCTTGTGTTTGTGATTGAGCACTAGGTGGTGGATTAGGTTTGATGAAGAGGAAGGAAGTGAGTTTATCCATATGGGCATgcaaaaaaattgttatatataatggttttttGAACAAATGATTTGAGAATATCCAGCGGTGAATTAGACCGGAACATATCTATTTTGGCATGCTTGTTAGTTAGGCAAGTAAGtggttatttttgttgttgttctaTTTAGAGGGAAAACAATGGCTTGTTTCAATATATATGGAACTTTCTCTGCAACTGATTTAGTGTTTTAAGTTGAACGTATAAAGAATATTTCGATCGGTTTGGAACAAAGTGGTATTTGATAAGATAAGTGGTGGATCTTTCTGAAATCACACTGCTAACAAACAAAGAATGAATGACTAATGGAGGAGAGTAGGGTTTGGTCAAGTGTGATTCGTGGTGGTGATAAACTTTCAAGTGTGTGATTATCGTGTAATTATTTAGTATATGTTGTAACTTTGCATAAACCTGCTGAGAAGTATACGTTCTCGCATAATTTTCACTTCTGGAGGAAGCTAGACAAGGTTTTTCTCCAACCTGTTCACATTTTCTTTCAGTTTTCCCTTCGAAATCTTCCTTAATTGTTAATTTGTACGTAGAGTTTTGTAAAATGGCATGAAGTGTGACTTATCAATGTCTTATTGAGTAAAAAGAGTGATATTGTTCCTCCACTTATAAAGAATTTTGGACGCCAGGATGATGAAGAGTTTTAAGACCTCTCATTAAGCaagtacataaaatatatttctggAAGAAGGTGTTCCAGAAATGTCtgatttatattatttggaTAACTTGTCTATCATATGAAGATGTACAATGGTATGACGTAATACATTTGATTAGAAGTCCCAATACATCGAAGAAGGATTGTTAACAATTCCTCTACGTTTTTAGAGTCAATCttcaacattttaaaacaaatcttttCAATGAATTTATATGTTGGTGGTTGAATGCTGTTCGTTTTACCTCAAGGCGACCAAATTCCCATGAAACCACCACTAATCTCATAATGGCGTGCACTTGAGAATCCAGCTTCTAGAGCAAGAGTCTCCAACTCTTCTCCTGCAAAATAACAATTCCATATTCCCATTCAGCCCTTCACTAAAGACTCAAGATGATAAATACACTATAGCTATTGGTAAAGAAGAAACAAACCTGTAAGGTACTCACTGATTGAATACTTTAGATATTCATACTCCTTTGCAAGATCATAAAGAGTAGCCACAGGGACAACTATATTGTCAATCATCCAATCCTTTTgcaataaccaaaaaaaaaaacagaaccagcCAAATTATTATTTCcctttgaaaacataaaatttccAAATTAAAACAGAACAAGCACCTGCATAAACGTCGTAACTGACTGATTGCTCTTATTGAAATCAAGTATGGACACTCTGCAACCTGAAAAACCAAACAGAAGACAAACTAAGCATACATACCACAAAGTTTGTATACAAACTGCAACGTATAATATATACCTGGTTTCAGAACCCGATACATCTCCCTCATGGCTCTACGCCTATCAACAACGTTTCTAAGACCATAACCCATCGTTATCGCATCGAACTCACAGTCATCAAATGGCAAATCAGTAGCATCACCTTCAATCCACCTATGAGAGAATACATACATACTAAACAGTAAGTCTTTTCCCCCACAAGAGATGTTACATTCACCAACAACAAAGCATGAAATTGTTACAGTAGTAAGTAGTGCTCACTCTATACACTTGTAGCAAGACCTCCCTCTAAGCTTCTGTCTAGAAGCTGCAACAGCTAGTTGTTCAGAGGAGAAATCCAAACCCATCACCTAtaaaccaaacccaaaaaaaaaatttagtaaaccACAGTTCAAGAACACACAAAACAATGactcaatcaatcaatcaaccAAACCTTTCCACTTGGACCAACTTTCTCAGACAAGAGAAAGGCTAAATCACCACTTCCACAACACAAGTCAAGAACTTTATCTCCTGTTCTCGCTCTAATCTCAATATAAACGAGACCAACATCaaaagaatgattttttttttaaaagagattgaatgctgTCTTATATCACCACACACACTCTCACCGCTCCAGGAAACAGCCATGTTCTTCCAGATACGATGTTGTCCTAAGCTTAAGAGATCATTCAGCTACAAAATGCCATACAAGGATATACATAAAGCTCAAGCTCaaaggagaggagaggagaaaaGAGACAAAAGGGGACTGATTCGAAACGTTATCGTAAACAGGAGCAATGCGGTTGAAAAGAATCTGACGTTCGCTGGATGAGTTCGAAGACTTAACCACCAATCTCCGTCGCGACGAATGGAGTTTCGCCGGGAGCTGGCCGTGGCCGGTGAAGGTCACCGGGAAGACGATACCAAGTAGAGCCGACATTTCTATGGAGGTGATGATTAAACAAACgatcaatgttttttttgttcaagttACACGGATTGGTCAAGCTTACAGTTAAGTATTGGGCCGAGTTCGGCCCAGTATGAGTTATTTGAGACCCAGCTTCGaaacttaaaacaaaagatGGACGGTGGTGTAGTTAGTAAAACTCATGGGCATTCAGTGTGGACCTAAGTAAAAACCAAACCGTGATTCTTGGTTTTCGGTTTCGATATAGGTTCTACACAAAAACGGATCAGCAGGATTTGAAAAATTAAGTCGTTtgtggtttgatttaaatactAACCAATCTGTTAACATAATGGAATTGGAAATAAACGAGTTTTGTGAATTCACAACTGactgaatttgttttttttttcccaaaatatataccatatataaaacaatttttgttcaactctaaaaatataatagtatccAAGACCAAAACCCGAATTTTAaacgaaccgaaccgaaccaacatATAGTTTGGTTAACTTCATTGACATTTTTCCAAAAGCAAAAAACctgaaaactaaataattacaaaaaccGAATGCCTATGAGGTCATGACTGAGGTCTCGATTGGTACGGCAGATGAAGAGAGCAGTAGCAGTATGCTGTAGAAGCAGTATGCTACAGAAGTTGTATGCTCttcattaaaacttttaataagatgattggtaTAACAGTAGaagtatacaattttattttttttaataaaaaatagcaTATAATATActtgatttaaaataatatatattaaattaaatatttatttatttatttatttaattataatatatatataatatatatatatatatatattatattatatatatatatatttgttaaaaataattgaatCTTAATTAATGATAACAGGACTTTTGAAGAGTCCCTAACCAAATGTTGTAgtgtaaaagattgtcgaaccaatcctaagtgattctaaagcaaagggaatgcaagaccatgcttaatctaagtgcaatcaggttttcaatgatgatatgaactagaactatgctaaagtgcaataaagaaacaagctttcaatcaatcttggacaataggactcatggggctaggcatttgactttaagtgattaagatccaatctaaggatggcaaactttcaatcaataacttccttaagtctagaacactgaaataagcaagctctatggtcaagaagaatgctcatttgctttaatcaactagacatcaaaggtctttgagcctaaaagatctaagcaatcattaaggaTGAGTCTactaactatctaaactcccttaacacaatggtctttgtgtaaggtaagtttagagcaagctctacttggttcagacatttcatcaaacaccttgtgggtgggaaatgtctagagctctagaataaagaggccaacattaatctagcattaagagaagtagacaagcaaggaaacaagagatctaacactaaacacccttagatcttcacttaatcactctaatcaccctagcccatgaatccaaaaggtaactactcactaatagacatgaataacccaaaacccatggatgattgaaggttaatcatgcttagtggtcaagattgattaataatcacaagagatagagatgaaaagaagctcaagattaagtctttcaccaaaatagctaatgtgattacaatgaaaacaagatatccctcaaaattaggtctaaagggtatttatagaagtctaaaaacgagttgggtcaacccaacaaacctgggtcaacccaattaaaaaaaacagtcttTTTCGCCCGTAGCGACCTTGCATCCCGCTACAGTGGTCGCTACGTACGCTCGGGAGCCCTCCTAGCGACATGCTCTGGTCGCTACGGCTCTGGTCGCTACAGGGttgatatgcctccagtagattgatcataactccttcaatacagatccaaatgacttgaaaccacctccattagaaagctaactcaatttactttgtcttcccaaaatttgagcttcaaaagatatctttaaggccttcatccatgttcatctttcacccttttgactcaaaacccctcaaatgtctccaaagtcaccaacaagcatctccaatatctgatagagacaaatgtaatgcaatgcaacctaaatgcactctaaatgcatgcaaaggaacaatataaggactagaatgaagcttaaaaacatgtaaatacacaagatatcaactcccccacactagccctttacttgtccacaagtaaactttcaaaaaactaatgtagagaggtttgaaggtgggagcacataagcaaaagaaacacttagagcactcaacttgacatcctaaagaaacatagcaaatagcatgagcaaactctcttattatactctagcttctctaggcctatcaataCTCTTATACCTttacacaagatgcaatactcatcaaccaacaagtctTCTTAACCAGCCCTCAcattgattcacacacacacacacaaggtgaattctcacaaatgggcacatgatctcaatcatttggctaggTAAACAAATGGTTTAAAGTGAAAGAAGAGAAGGGTTCAATGCATCATTTTAAAGTAGTtatcactcaagaacaaggagcttgatcattatgcaaaatttatctaagactagaagcaattcatgcatacatagatccattctcatcattctacccttttCCTAAGTGATCAAAAGTTCTACCCTTTTCATCCCCATCCCATAACCAAAATAGCATTCACTCACATCACTCACCCAATGAacaactctcttttttttttcttttgactcaacCAACTAGGGGCTTTTATTCACTTTTTACAACACTTAACTCTAactctttctcttttcctttcccCACAATCTTATTgattcttttctctttttttttttttttttttctttctttttttttatttttcttttggggGAAAGTTCCATTAGACACAATCtagagctttcttttcttttctttggtcCCTAgggttttccttttcttttgacactcttttgttcatctttctcatctttctcacTTCCCAAACCCAAGATATCAACCTTTAGAATACACAAACCCACTCACCATCCTAGATGCTAGCTCAAAGGAAGTTCttatgctagcaagagatgagaacaaatctatgtcgcctccaatactctcaagattttgcacatgacaagctatcaaaagaggcctcactcatgcAAATCAATGTAGGCTTCAAAGAATGGTAAGGGTTTTAGGGTAAGGGAgtgccatttgggttaacaaagagtggTTCAATGgaaaagataacccaaatgtgtatgagatccatgatcaagtatgcaaatgcccatatgcaagagagattaagttcatttaaCTCAAGATTCAGGTTGGAGCTGGTTTCGAGAACAATgccaatatcaagcaagcaaacatgtttcaagaagagttttcaaggcacgaAGCATGCAAGGCTTTCAAGAGATGCTTAAGCTACTTGATATGTTTAGCTAGGGTGTCACTTTCAGTGCAAATAAGTGTTCTTTACAAGGAATTATCAACAGCTGCTCCATATGCAagtgaatgcaacctatatgatcTAGACTCAATTCTAAGAATGCAAGCAATGCAACTACATGATTCTTTatgcatttttcaaaaattttaatttttatggtttttctatgcatatatgaatgtacaatgcaatgcatgagacgcataatcaacaaagcaaacatgatcaaatacttggtacctcccccacacttaaatcacacagtctctgtgtgagtgagagagaaggagataccgaaaatatgataaagGTAATGGTATGTACAAAGAAGGGTTGGAGTGATACCTCAAGTGGAGATTGGAGTATGGCAGTGGGTGTCTAGGGCTTCTGCAAGGAGCTGGCATGATTCATAGCGACTAGAGGAGACTGCTACGGGATGTCTACCATAAGGCTTGTGTGCTTCACCGCCTTTCTTCTTTCCTCTAGTGCTATACTCAACCTGGAAACCTCAACCACACTTATTAAAcatcttaaaataaataaagagaaagaatatataaaatggataaacatgggaattcctcccaagtgagcttgttttaagtcactagcttgactaccttttctcttgtactagtgagaaggaggatccttcccaccttccagagtgatggtgaggacttgagagagaagctcttgaaGCTTGAGTGGATCATCTTGGAACTGTGGAGTGATGATGGcccttgcacttgagaatggcttAGACCTTCCCTTGCACTTGATCTTATACTCAATAGCtccatccttgagcttcattggATGAAGAGTGAGGGTGTGAGGAGTCTTCTCAAGAGGTGGAGGGTGAGATTCCTTCACAATCTTCTTCTTGCCATGGGAGGCCTTTGTGGCTTCACTCACCTCCTCCTTTTGagcactttccaagtgctcatCACACTTCTCCTTAGGGGACTCTTCACCAAGAACCTCTTTCTCAATACCACTCAGCTCAGTCTTTGTCTTCTCAATGGAGGATGCTCCA from Raphanus sativus cultivar WK10039 chromosome 8, ASM80110v3, whole genome shotgun sequence includes:
- the LOC108818953 gene encoding uncharacterized protein LOC108818953, with amino-acid sequence MSSCLIFTFILLLCLFSSPFSSSSLHNATNESVTLRPQHEIQKLKLIREHLQRINKPAVKTIQSPDGDTIDCVPSHHQPAFDHPLLKGQRPMDPPDMPKGHSQENESHEDFQLWSLTGEFCPEGTIPIRRTTEQDMLRGSSVRRFGRKIRRVKRDSSTSGHEHAVGYVSGSKYYGAKASINVWTPHVSSKNEFSLSQIWVIAGSFADDLNTIEAGWQVSPELYGDTNPRFFTYWTSDAYQATGCYNLLCSGFIQTNNRIAIGAAISPVSSYKGGQFDISLLIWKDPKHGHWWLQFGSGTLVGYWPISLFTHLMEHGNMVQFGGEIVNTRPDGSHTSTQMGSGHFAGEGFGRSSYFRNLEVVDWDNTLIPISNLRVLADHPNCYDIRGGVNRVWGNYFYYGGPGKNSKCP
- the LOC108818957 gene encoding uncharacterized protein LOC108818957 — encoded protein: MSINLQVTVLGTIFLVLAASCRSTAAFSIFLDDPCTVTDFPALCRGTIKGLRNVNAATDVAIGELMKRTRQARYIAKKEMKVLDGGVSTCLSNFNSAFDNLDKALKNIKEGDRFSLNINLSAALTDYDTCSETMKGARGDNVVYKSAGVLYKMADNCLALSTLVKP
- the LOC108818956 gene encoding 2-phytyl-1,4-beta-naphthoquinone methyltransferase, chloroplastic, coding for MSALLGIVFPVTFTGHGQLPAKLHSSRRRLVVKSSNSSSERQILFNRIAPVYDNLNDLLSLGQHRIWKNMAVSWSGARTGDKVLDLCCGSGDLAFLLSEKVGPSGKVMGLDFSSEQLAVAASRQKLRGRSCYKCIEWIEGDATDLPFDDCEFDAITMGYGLRNVVDRRRAMREMYRVLKPGCRVSILDFNKSNQSVTTFMQDWMIDNIVVPVATLYDLAKEYEYLKYSISEYLTGEELETLALEAGFSSARHYEISGGFMGIWSP